The Epinephelus lanceolatus isolate andai-2023 chromosome 10, ASM4190304v1, whole genome shotgun sequence genomic sequence ACAAAGTCTTCACTCAGCAGATATGAGGTTTAGAAAGTTGCTTGTGCACGCTGAgataagtatgtgtgtgtttgtttgtgtgtgtgtgagtgatgtgtTTATTAGTGAGGAGGCTGATAAAGGAACaaggttttatttttacttcatGTTCTGGGTGTCATGTTTCTTTGGGATCACAGTGAATCATGAGGTGCTACACAGCCTGGAGCTGATTATATAAGACGGAGGGAagttgtgtgggtgtgtgtgtgtgtgtgtgtgtgtgcttgtgtaggGGGTGGGgaggtcgtgtgtgtgtgtgtaggcagttgtttGCTCTTCATCAGCACAGTCTACATCAACTATATGTCCCTGCTGCAACCCTCAACTGTCAACGTTGCTCAATCAGAAAGagcttttatatatttttatatctgtctagatatacttttttttttttctgttagatGCCTGTGTGTCCCTTTGTGTCATTCTATGTCCTGTCTCTAAATTCGGGAGTTTTGGTGGGTCTGTGAACGCACCGCAGGCAGAACTGAGCAGTAAATGTCTTtacttttgtcaaaataaaagtcctctgcttcTGTCGTGTTTTTACTGGGGGGATAAATGCATGTTATATAATTGAGAGGGGCGTGTCCCCTTATACTCTAACTTATACTCTAACTTATAATCCtcaattattttacattttagtcattttaaattataatcaGCTCAGCATTGAGTCCATTCTGTAGTTTGACTCccaaaactgaaacacaacatcAGCCAGCTTTACTGAATGTTCACCCATCATCACCAACAGACTCAGTCTGTGTTCTGTTAAATACCGGTAACCTACGACTCAATACGTGGCTCAAGCGTACACTAATGTCTTTAACTTGCATCACAGAGGAAGCTGTGGGAACAGATTTGTCCATTTCGCAGCAGTCGAGCAGAACTGATGTCAACATGATGACGACATGAGTTCACCTGCTGTCTGCAGACTGTTGCTGTGGCTGTCTGTGTGGCCGCTCAGCTCGTTACACAACACCGACGAGATTCCAAACATCAGCTGTTTCAAACTCCCTccaggagtgtgtgtgcgtgtgcgtgtgtgtccaCGCCAGGGAACAGTGTGTGCAAATAACTCAAGGCTTAAGACAAATACCTGTAATTCGAGGTTGACATATGatcttcaacacacacactttgtcacTGCACACTTCAAATTGAACCTTTATACAAATAGTTCTCAACACAAACTCCTCCTCAGTGCTGTCGTCGTTCTCTTCATGCCAGGGCTCCCAAAAAACCTTATAAAAGCTTAAAAGCCATTGAATTCACTTCTGAAATCACGCAGCATGGCTGAAAGAAGTACAAAGCAATGCACAAGAGGCTCAGTGTACAGcaaagagtttaaaaaactctgCACGATGGGAATCAAGGCAGTGGGATCCTACATGCAgagtgaaaaacacaaaattacttcgAAAACTCACCAACGAATGTGTGAGTGGCATCAAAAGAGTCGTTAAAAATCTTGACTCTAACTTGCCTGAAGCTGTAGGAACCTGTATCCCACTGAAAGGTAAACCTCAAAGTGTGTCAGGAATCTCTTGAAGCTGTTCAGGAGCTGCTGATCGTCTCTCATGCTGTGTCTTTACATTTTCCTGTTTGCCAAGTCGACATCAGACGATTGTTTAACCCTATAATgagctgtctctctgtgtgtctctccttCAGATGCCTCAGTTTGAGAAGACGACGGTGCACATGAGGGACCCTGAGAGGGTGGAGCAGATCATCTGTGGCCTCATCAAAGGAGGAGCTTCCAAACTTCAGGTAGAACATCAAGTCCCTATCAGTGGGTGTTTGGGTCAaacagcgccatctggtggtcCTGAAGCTCACTAAGTCTTTGAACAGTTGATTTCAAACATTCTCAGTCAGTTTGGTGCTTCACAGGCAGCAGGACCTCTTGTTAAGTTTTGAAGCTCATTTCCTGTATTCCTCCAGATCTGATAAACCAAACCCTCTTGGCTCTGTTGCAGGTCATCACAGACTTCGACATGACGTTAAGCAAGTTCACCGTCAACGGCAAACGCTGCCCGACGTGTCACAGTGAGTACAACAAGGAAACAAGACATTTCTATCAGATCTATCAGATCTTTGTACTGAATATCAATCTGCTGCTGATTCTTGTGTGAAATGTGTTCAGATCAGTTTAACGGTGAGCTCACAGTGATCTTCAGGATTATGTTATTTGTACTGTATTCACAATGTTTTCTCTTTCATCTCGGTTTTAAAGAtgtcaccaaaatatttgacagtAGACCTGAAATCAGCAGAATGATCTGAGATtcttttcagaattttatcaccAACTTAagagggggcgtggctcagcAGATAACTCTACGACCTTTGGGCCAATCATCATAAAACTTGCAAAGAATATCTTGCGAGGTGCCACGAACATATCCTgaaagttttatttaaattgaccactagggggcactacaaatacaaaaaatgggcGACATCAACAAACTCAGTGGAATTTTTTTAACGGAGCCATTAATGcatgtccccaaaatgtttctgcagttaATCAATAGGAAGTGACAGAGTTCCAAAGAAGAGCGTGGCCTGGTAGAGATTTGGAcgttaaataaataagtttccATCTAACTGTCATCTAATAATCTTTGATGCAGACGTCCTTTACTGTCAGAGGACTGGATTCGACCCAGCTTTGGAGTTTTAAATGTCCATGCTGCCTGAACTCTGGAATTGCTgctatttgttgtattttttgccTGTTTGACACATAAATGACATCAGTGTCCTTCTCTGTGCAGACATCATCGATAACTGTAAGCTGGTGACGGAGGAGTGCAGAcagaagctgctgcagctgaagaATAAATATTATCCCATTGAGATCGACCCTCATCTCACCATGGAGGAGAAATACCCGTTCATGGTGGAGTGGTgagacacgcacacaaacactttatgtaacaaacacacagtcatgttTGGGTTACTGCTCACAAACAGCAGCGTACACGATCAACACAGTGGACCtaaaaacgtgtgtgtgtgtgtgtttgcaggtatTTCAAGTCTCACTCGCTGCTGGTGGAGCAGCGGCTAGAGAGAGACAAACTGGCAGAGGTGGTGAGAGAGTCTGACGCTGCACTCAGGTACCTGTTCCTCCACCTCACCTGCACACTCAGGGTTACTGTAGTTTACTGTGTTAACTGATGTCTCTCTGCGTCTGCCTGGTTTCAGAGAAGGCTACGAGCAGTTCTTCGACCGCCTCCATCAGCACGATGTGCCCGTCTTCATCTTCTCCGCCGGCCTGGGTGACGTCCTGGAGGAACTAATCCGTCAGGCAGGAGTCTACCACCCCAACGTCAAGGTCGTCTCCAACTTCATGGACTTTGACGAAAACGTGAGTGCTGCAGGAACAATAGACGCCTCTGCTCCTCCGTTTGTTTAAAGCTCCACATCATAATGTCTCACTGTACTGGTTGGGTCTGCTCCTCATCTCACAGGGCGTCCTGAAGGGTTTCAAAGGTGAGCTGATCCACGTGTACAACAAACACGACGGCGCCCTGCGGAACACGGAGTACTTCAAACAGCTGAAGGAATACTGCAACATCATCCTATTGGGCGACTCACTGGGAGACCTCAGCATGGCCGACGGCGTGCCCAACGTGGAGAACATCCTCAAGATCGGCTTCCTCAACGACAAGGTACAGACAGCCATGACACGTGCGCCTTGCTTCCACCCACAACTTTAGGTGTAGTACCTTTAGGACCAAAAGTAATCCCCACAGACATGAACcaagtcctcttaaatgtgggcggggtcaTTACTCACAGCACTGTCCAGCTCTCGTATGTCCTTAGCTACAAGTGCACTCCGCTTGTCCATTTTTTACACAGATTTTAAGGCACAGATCTGTGTTTCCTTCGCAGCAAAATAGCAGCCACGCTAAGGAAGCTAAGGACAGGTAGTTTGGTAGTTGCTCCATCTGATCAGGACCTGAAGACGCTCCTGACAGTTTTTCCTCTGGTCTCTCTCTGCAGGTGGAGGAGCGGCTGGACAAATATCTGGACTCTTATGACATCGTCCTGGTGAAGGACGAGACTCTGGAAGTGCCCAACGCCATCCTCCAGAAGGTTCTATAACTCCACCCCCTCCACTccactcctctcctcccatcagcCCCTTCAGCTCTGGGCCCGTTAGACTTCTAACACCAACCTAAACCTCTGTTTCTGGTTGAAACACCCCACCCTCTTTGGATCCCACCTGggtcttcctccacctctgtatctcctccaccccctccaccccctccaccccccacctcgccctttaaaagccttttttaaagacattttacttCCTGAaagaaactgttttaaagtccacacagcagcagcagcagcacgtctctgtgtgtttgaattGTTTCTGATTTTCTCTCTGAGTCCTTTTATGATAAAACTCACTCCACCTTTATCATTCGGACGTTATTGTTCCCACTGCTGTTTACACACTTATTTCTGATATGGTGAGAGTAGTACGACAGAAAGCAGGTGCCCACAGACTGACAGTGTTTTCTTTGGAGCTATCCCAACATGTCACCTCCCTTACTCTGATCATGTGACTCTGTAGTGCACCTGGTCAGACGGTGACAGGTGAGCCAGTCTACAGAAGCAGAGTTGTGTGGaagtaaattacaaaataaacaacctttgaaaatgtaatttatagTAATAATCTAAATATATGAGACGATAGAAGCATCGTAACAACCGCTGATGCAGTATTTGTTTTACGGGGAAAATAGATTCAGATGATGAGAAGAAACGCACTTTAAACCCTGTGTACGGGAGAATCGGCCTGGACACACGTGGCCTGTAATTTGTGGACGTAGGAACACATTGTCACACAGAAAAGCCATGTTTACATCAGCCTTTTGTTTTAACCCTGCTGTGCTAGTCGGCATCATATCAACACACAGAGGACGAAGACGAAGACGAAGCAGCTCTTTACTCTTGAAACATTTCTGGTATTTTGGATTTCTGAACTTCTCTTGGTAGCTGACTCCGTGTTCTCCACGCCAGTGTTTGAGATTAAAGAGGGAATTCTGAAGATGACCTCTAGTGGTCATTAGCAGGAGTTACAACAGTGACCGTCCTGAACCAAAGTAAGAAGAGGTGCTGCACAGTTACATGATATCTAAAGTATATTTAAGTTCAGTTCCAGTGAAGAGAAGCAAACAGCCTGCTGCCTGTGGCTCAGTAACACTCATCACCTTCTTATTCTGTGGTTTAAAGTGAGCACTACC encodes the following:
- the nt5c3a gene encoding cytosolic 5'-nucleotidase 3 isoform X1, translated to MDRTAVVKVGAAASASVCALFGGVVLAQYIVAKKKRAGKKTRIIEMMPQFEKTTVHMRDPERVEQIICGLIKGGASKLQVITDFDMTLSKFTVNGKRCPTCHNIIDNCKLVTEECRQKLLQLKNKYYPIEIDPHLTMEEKYPFMVEWYFKSHSLLVEQRLERDKLAEVVRESDAALREGYEQFFDRLHQHDVPVFIFSAGLGDVLEELIRQAGVYHPNVKVVSNFMDFDENGVLKGFKGELIHVYNKHDGALRNTEYFKQLKEYCNIILLGDSLGDLSMADGVPNVENILKIGFLNDKVEERLDKYLDSYDIVLVKDETLEVPNAILQKVL
- the nt5c3a gene encoding cytosolic 5'-nucleotidase 3 isoform X3, giving the protein MPQFEKTTVHMRDPERVEQIICGLIKGGASKLQVITDFDMTLSKFTVNGKRCPTCHNIIDNCKLVTEECRQKLLQLKNKYYPIEIDPHLTMEEKYPFMVEWYFKSHSLLVEQRLERDKLAEVVRESDAALREGYEQFFDRLHQHDVPVFIFSAGLGDVLEELIRQAGVYHPNVKVVSNFMDFDENGVLKGFKGELIHVYNKHDGALRNTEYFKQLKEYCNIILLGDSLGDLSMADGVPNVENILKIGFLNDKVEERLDKYLDSYDIVLVKDETLEVPNAILQKVL
- the nt5c3a gene encoding cytosolic 5'-nucleotidase 3 isoform X2; amino-acid sequence: MMPQFEKTTVHMRDPERVEQIICGLIKGGASKLQVITDFDMTLSKFTVNGKRCPTCHNIIDNCKLVTEECRQKLLQLKNKYYPIEIDPHLTMEEKYPFMVEWYFKSHSLLVEQRLERDKLAEVVRESDAALREGYEQFFDRLHQHDVPVFIFSAGLGDVLEELIRQAGVYHPNVKVVSNFMDFDENGVLKGFKGELIHVYNKHDGALRNTEYFKQLKEYCNIILLGDSLGDLSMADGVPNVENILKIGFLNDKVEERLDKYLDSYDIVLVKDETLEVPNAILQKVL